A genomic region of Pelodiscus sinensis isolate JC-2024 chromosome 1, ASM4963464v1, whole genome shotgun sequence contains the following coding sequences:
- the WDR73 gene encoding integrator complex assembly factor WDR73 isoform X5: protein MKSARMAQSACTVRLTNAHENSNLRRWDDPTPTVEHPRGHTSRRTVITAPSLLVTSGPPDGSLQIWQLAAEDTDVIKSVSTIPAGNDSKKPWAKIATIFARAPCVLHGSRVNNLQVTEIESKKTIYAAASRSSDEISGLAFLDCHTLLACCVKGQLCLADVRQPQSPLGDASIPLALGGEQWCMGVLPGCGANAPTVARLSSGGQLMLTDLRNIPTPLKSAKCKVSAASPRAEFLCVSWAPALDGHLAVSGFHGTIDIYDTQGWPVSGVEAEPLFSHKGHLFSGTEGGGDFPLVTAHVWHPWKPRTLLSAASDGSLHVWDWAEPHKNSS, encoded by the exons ATGAAAAGTGCGCGAATGGCACAAAGCGCATGCACGGTCCGTCTGACTAATGCTCATGAAAACTCTAATCTGCGGCGCTGGGATgacccaacaccaacagtggagcacccacggggacacacatctcgtagaactgtcattactgcaccaag CTTGCTGGTAACAAGTGGCCCGCCAGACGGTTCCCTGCAGATTTGGCAGCTGGCAGCAGAGGACACGG ATGTTATTAAATCCGTAAGTACCATCCCTGCGGGAAATGACAGCAAGAAACCTTGGGCTAAAATTGCAACCATCTTCGCTAGAGCCCCTTGTGTCCTTCATGGCTCAAGAGTCAACAATCTCCAAGTGACAGAGATTGAATCAAAGAAAACCATCTACGCAGCAG CCTCTCGTAGCAGCGATGAGATCAGCGGCCTggcattcctggactgtcatacTTTGCTGGCCTGCTGCGTGAAGGGCCAGCTGTGCCTGGCAGATGTTCGGCAGCCACAGAGTCCCCTGGGTGATGCATCCATTCCTTTAGCACTCGGTGGGGAGCAATGGTGCATGGGCGTCCTGCCGGGCTGTGGTGCGAATGCACCCACCGTGGCCCGACTCTCGTCAGGAGGGCAGCTCATGCTAACGGACTTGAGAAACATCCCAACGCCTCTGAAATCGGCCAAGTGCAAGGTTTCTGCAGCCAGCCCACGCGCGGAGTTCCTGTGCGTCTCCTGGGCGCCTGCTCTGGACGGGCACCTCGCCGTTTCAG GCTTCCATGGGACCATTGACATCTATGACACGCAGGGCTGGCCTGTCTCTGGCGTGGAAGCAGAGCCACTGTTTAGTCACAAAGGACATCTCTTCAGTGGCACGGAGGGTGGCGGGGATTTTCCCCTGGTCACAGCTCATGTTTGGCATCCCTGGAAGCCGAGAACATTGTTATCAGCAGCAAGTGATGGCTCCCTGCATGTCTGGGACTGGGCGGAGCCGCACAAGAACAGTTCATGA
- the WDR73 gene encoding integrator complex assembly factor WDR73 isoform X4 yields the protein MKSARMAQSACTVRLTNAHENSNLRRWDDPTPTVEHPRGHTSRRTVITAPSLLVTSGPPDGSLQIWQLAAEDTGECVVGQLCHRSGLVARQSAADSCIPDVIKSVSTIPAGNDSKKPWAKIATIFARAPCVLHGSRVNNLQVTEIESKKTIYAAASRSSDEISGLAFLDCHTLLACCVKGQLCLADVRQPQSPLGDASIPLALGGEQWCMGVLPGCGANAPTVARLSSGGQLMLTDLRNIPTPLKSAKCKVSAASPRAEFLCVSWAPALDGHLAVSGFHGTIDIYDTQGWPVSGVEAEPLFSHKGHLFSGTEGGGDFPLVTAHVWHPWKPRTLLSAASDGSLHVWDWAEPHKNSS from the exons ATGAAAAGTGCGCGAATGGCACAAAGCGCATGCACGGTCCGTCTGACTAATGCTCATGAAAACTCTAATCTGCGGCGCTGGGATgacccaacaccaacagtggagcacccacggggacacacatctcgtagaactgtcattactgcaccaag CTTGCTGGTAACAAGTGGCCCGCCAGACGGTTCCCTGCAGATTTGGCAGCTGGCAGCAGAGGACACGGGTGAGTGCGTGGTGGGGCAGCTGTGCCACAGGAGTGGGCTGGTAGCTCGACAGTCTGCtgctgactcctgcatcccag ATGTTATTAAATCCGTAAGTACCATCCCTGCGGGAAATGACAGCAAGAAACCTTGGGCTAAAATTGCAACCATCTTCGCTAGAGCCCCTTGTGTCCTTCATGGCTCAAGAGTCAACAATCTCCAAGTGACAGAGATTGAATCAAAGAAAACCATCTACGCAGCAG CCTCTCGTAGCAGCGATGAGATCAGCGGCCTggcattcctggactgtcatacTTTGCTGGCCTGCTGCGTGAAGGGCCAGCTGTGCCTGGCAGATGTTCGGCAGCCACAGAGTCCCCTGGGTGATGCATCCATTCCTTTAGCACTCGGTGGGGAGCAATGGTGCATGGGCGTCCTGCCGGGCTGTGGTGCGAATGCACCCACCGTGGCCCGACTCTCGTCAGGAGGGCAGCTCATGCTAACGGACTTGAGAAACATCCCAACGCCTCTGAAATCGGCCAAGTGCAAGGTTTCTGCAGCCAGCCCACGCGCGGAGTTCCTGTGCGTCTCCTGGGCGCCTGCTCTGGACGGGCACCTCGCCGTTTCAG GCTTCCATGGGACCATTGACATCTATGACACGCAGGGCTGGCCTGTCTCTGGCGTGGAAGCAGAGCCACTGTTTAGTCACAAAGGACATCTCTTCAGTGGCACGGAGGGTGGCGGGGATTTTCCCCTGGTCACAGCTCATGTTTGGCATCCCTGGAAGCCGAGAACATTGTTATCAGCAGCAAGTGATGGCTCCCTGCATGTCTGGGACTGGGCGGAGCCGCACAAGAACAGTTCATGA